In one Nicotiana tomentosiformis chromosome 6, ASM39032v3, whole genome shotgun sequence genomic region, the following are encoded:
- the LOC104116135 gene encoding transcription factor bHLH87-like, translating to MDTLDWDATPIIRSASYSRKNQQQQMVKNSLMMSNSYLFAPVSSKANALINPIQQQCHDIGNSSTSSAMVLQEFGAAFDPIHVLSSWKIHQRQEAAARLAADSVAAKSGTGPSRDCTKMGPSSFLPQNNIMPYFDNNQLAVCGIMANNGLLSKSRSPGCLLSATNTSNYTDTSVEDDGISMIFSDDSKSLWNTNNDNFAVSSGESAIDAFNSKPIDVNDSNNIECPVNETDQHNNPVRSKRRYNRALLQPDSSTRDSGFQLISENQPKSKKPRSENKLPSSANINFQQSSSSASSSDHEPDSEVMAQMKEMFYCTAAFRPVSFGEEVEAEKPKRKNVRISTDPQTVAARQRREKISEKIKILQKMVPGGSKMDTASMLDEAANYLKFLRSQIKAMEVFGHKINPLIMTNISSLSSIPFNYPFPMQPHFPPTIS from the exons ATGGATACTCTTGATTGGGATGCGACGCCAATCATCAGAAGCGCGTCTTATTCACggaaaaatcagcaacaacagaTGGTCAAGAACAGCTTAATGATGTCTAATTCATACCTTTTTGCCCCGGTTAGTAGCAAAGCTAATGCTTTGATCAATCCAATTCAGCAGCAATGTCATGATATTGGCAATTCAAGCACGTCGTCGGCCATGGTTCTTCAGGAATTTGGAGCTGCATTTGATCCAATACACGTCCTTTCTAGTTGGAAGATCCACCAGCGCCAAGAAGCTGCCGCAAGATTGGCTGCGGATTCTGTCGCTGCTAAATCAGGAACAGGTCCGAGCAGGGATTGTACTAAAATGGGCCCTTCTTCTTTTCTTCCACAGAACAATATTATGCCTTACTTCGATAATAATCAATTGGCAGTTTGTGGCATAATGGCTAATAATGGCCTACTGTCAAAGAGCAGGTCCCCTGGTTGCTTGCTTTCTGCAACCAATACAAGCAATTACACGGACACATCGGTCGAAGATGATGGAATTTCCATGATTTTCTCTGATGATTCCAAAAGCTTGTGGAATACCAACAATGACAATTTTGCAGTTTCATCCGGAGAATCTGCAATTGACGCCTTTAACTCGAAACCCATAGATGTCAATGACAGCAACAATATTGAGTGCCCTGTTAATGAGACCGATCAACACAACAATCCAGTAAGATCCAAGAGAAGATACAATCGCGCTCTGCTCCAACCAG ATTCCTCAACCAGAGACTCTGGTTTCCAGCTCATTTCGGAAAACCAACCCAAGTCCAAGAAACCCAGATCAGAAAATAAGCTTCCAAGTTCAGCAAACATCAATTTCCAGCAATCTAGTTCGTCGGCATCTTCGTCAGATCATGAACCCGATTCAGAAGTAATGGCGCAAATGAAGGAAATGTTTTATTGTACAGCGGCATTCAGGCCAGTGAGCTTTGGCGAGGAAGTAGAAGCGGAAAAGCCCAAGAGGAAGAACGTAAGAATATCAACAGATCCACAGACAGTTGCGGCGAGGCAAAGGAGGGAAAAGATAagcgaaaaaataaaaatattgcagAAGATGGTACCAGGAGGAAGCAAAATGGACACTGCATCTATGCTTGACGAGGCTGCTAATTATCTCAAGTTCTTGAGGTCACAAATTAAAGCGATGGaagtttttggccataaaataaaTCCATTAATTATGACTAACATTAGTTCTTTATCTTCAATACCATTCAACTATCCATTTCCCATGCAACCCCATTTTCCTCCTACAATTAGCTAA